A single Pedobacter sp. PACM 27299 DNA region contains:
- a CDS encoding DMT family transporter: MTQKTDVKLIGALLVVAIVWGTTYLSIRVAVETIPAWFVAAMRQTIASLILMTILIYRKELVWMGWPYLRRQIVLSTLMVVMANGMVTVAEETIPSGLTSLLNSLNPLVVFLACVAVGLQKPSWKGFIGVMIAFLGVVFIFRDGISELLDPNYKTGIMFLCFAISGWTIGTIYTKKNSHKSDHILLDLFYQFAFSAVAQFTLAFLFSGSTSLSNWSLHSLMAVTYLAVFGSVLTFFCYHYALKRVSPTEVSILTYFNTVIALFLGWLILDEVITKDIVIATVLIITGVFITNYRRK, translated from the coding sequence ATGACCCAAAAGACCGATGTAAAGCTGATCGGGGCTTTATTGGTAGTTGCCATTGTATGGGGGACTACCTACCTTAGTATTCGTGTGGCGGTAGAAACGATTCCTGCCTGGTTTGTGGCAGCGATGCGACAAACCATCGCTTCATTGATTCTGATGACTATTTTGATCTATAGAAAAGAACTGGTCTGGATGGGCTGGCCCTATCTGCGTCGTCAGATTGTACTCTCTACGTTAATGGTGGTGATGGCCAATGGTATGGTGACCGTGGCAGAAGAAACGATTCCCAGTGGTTTAACTTCCCTGTTGAATTCCTTAAATCCTCTGGTTGTTTTTCTGGCCTGTGTGGCTGTTGGTTTACAAAAACCAAGCTGGAAGGGGTTTATAGGTGTTATGATTGCTTTTCTTGGAGTAGTGTTTATTTTTAGAGATGGCATTAGTGAATTGCTGGATCCAAACTATAAAACGGGGATCATGTTCCTTTGTTTCGCCATCAGTGGCTGGACTATAGGAACAATTTATACAAAGAAAAATAGTCATAAGTCAGATCATATTTTACTGGACCTGTTTTATCAGTTTGCATTTTCAGCAGTAGCGCAGTTTACGCTGGCTTTCCTGTTTTCAGGATCTACTTCGCTGAGCAATTGGAGTTTGCATAGCCTGATGGCAGTGACCTATCTGGCGGTATTTGGTTCTGTGTTGACTTTTTTCTGTTATCATTACGCCTTAAAAAGGGTTTCGCCTACTGAGGTTTCTATCCTTACTTATTTTAATACAGTGATTGCCTTGTTTTTGGGCTGGCTGATTCTAGATGAGGTGATTACGAAAGACATTGTCATCGCAACGGTATTGATTATTACCGGCGTATTTATTACAAATTATAGAAGAAAATAA
- a CDS encoding DUF2851 family protein gives MRFLESFLHFIWQFRLFQVLNLFCTTGESLCILGVGMANKHAGPDFNQSKLCIGDRTWIGDVEIHLKSSDWLLHGHQDDPAYDAVILHVVYEHDQVIYRKDGSLIPVLILKELFPEHLLLHYEGLIHSIHSFPCEKQIHSIDPIIINGFLSRMMIERLAQKSDLVFDHLAKVKGDWEGTFYHFLAKSFGFKVNEIPFELLATSLPLSVIRKHLDHPSQVEALVFGQAGFLFGSFKDAYPRKLKKEYRFLQKKYGLRPIGVGAWRFLRMRPQNFPTLRLAQFCALLLKSDRLFSRVLELEELAELKLLLQELPVNPYWKTHYHFQKETKKVKIQLGQRSVLHLIMNAVCLFAAAYGKYSDQPDLMNRGLQLLEQMPAESNVIIRHYQQAGVVVENAFFSQAVLQLNKYYCAQKKCLNCGIGIKILNQ, from the coding sequence ATGAGATTCCTTGAAAGTTTTCTTCATTTTATTTGGCAATTCCGACTGTTCCAGGTTTTGAATTTGTTTTGTACCACAGGGGAGAGCTTGTGTATCCTGGGCGTTGGAATGGCCAACAAGCATGCAGGGCCGGATTTCAATCAATCGAAACTGTGCATCGGCGACCGTACCTGGATTGGTGATGTAGAAATTCATTTGAAGTCATCCGACTGGTTGTTACATGGTCATCAGGATGATCCAGCTTATGACGCCGTGATTTTACATGTGGTTTATGAGCATGATCAGGTGATTTACCGGAAGGATGGCAGCTTGATTCCGGTGTTGATCCTGAAAGAACTGTTTCCAGAGCACCTTTTGCTGCATTATGAAGGGCTAATCCATTCTATCCATTCTTTTCCCTGTGAAAAACAAATTCATAGTATAGATCCGATCATCATAAATGGTTTTTTATCCAGAATGATGATTGAACGGCTGGCGCAAAAATCAGACCTGGTGTTTGACCACCTGGCTAAAGTAAAAGGGGATTGGGAAGGTACTTTTTATCATTTCCTGGCTAAGAGCTTTGGTTTTAAGGTGAATGAGATTCCTTTTGAACTTCTAGCGACTTCATTGCCTTTGTCGGTGATTCGGAAACACCTGGATCATCCTTCGCAAGTAGAGGCTTTGGTATTTGGACAGGCTGGGTTTTTATTCGGATCTTTTAAAGATGCGTATCCCCGGAAATTGAAAAAAGAATACCGGTTTCTACAAAAGAAGTATGGATTGAGACCTATTGGTGTAGGGGCCTGGCGGTTTTTGAGAATGCGGCCGCAGAATTTCCCAACGTTGAGGTTGGCGCAATTTTGCGCTTTGCTGTTAAAATCAGATCGTTTATTTTCCAGGGTGCTTGAGCTGGAAGAATTGGCGGAATTAAAGCTGCTGCTGCAAGAACTACCTGTCAATCCTTATTGGAAAACCCATTATCACTTTCAGAAAGAGACAAAAAAAGTAAAGATTCAACTGGGACAGCGCTCCGTTTTACACCTGATTATGAATGCGGTTTGTCTTTTTGCAGCGGCTTATGGTAAATATTCAGATCAGCCGGATTTGATGAATCGTGGCTTGCAGTTGTTGGAACAAATGCCTGCTGAAAGCAATGTGATCATCAGGCATTACCAGCAAGCAGGTGTCGTGGTAGAGAACGCTTTTTTCTCTCAAGCAGTCCTTCAACTAAATAAATATTATTGTGCTCAAAAAAAATGCTTAAATTGTGGTATCGGAATTAAGATATTAAACCAATAA
- a CDS encoding PspC domain-containing protein, translating into MFQRIITFFEKQSFGVCTYLAERFNISISKIRLFFIYSSFLAVGFPIIFYILAALVLDVRHYVKKIRLRIWDV; encoded by the coding sequence ATGTTCCAACGTATCATTACATTTTTTGAAAAGCAAAGTTTTGGGGTGTGTACCTATCTTGCTGAACGATTTAACATATCGATCAGTAAAATCAGGCTGTTTTTTATTTATTCTTCTTTTCTGGCAGTTGGTTTTCCAATTATTTTTTACATTCTAGCGGCATTGGTGCTGGATGTGAGACATTATGTGAAAAAAATCAGGCTGCGCATCTGGGATGTTTAA
- a CDS encoding ankyrin repeat domain-containing protein encodes MDISQLETLIETDNKQEISDLLTKHPELTSQETSHGISPLLLACYYKKPVTAGIIAGFAKNITLFEACALGKFQETDQLLAQQPELLNTTSKDGFTALGLAAYFGHEEITRLLLFKGADANIPASNGFSVFPIHSAVAAKSFAITKMLLEAGADVNAKQQAGLTALHAAAQIGNIEIIILLLEHGAALDIRMEGGKLPTDLADEKGFPEIAAILKV; translated from the coding sequence ATGGACATCTCTCAGCTCGAAACACTAATAGAAACAGACAATAAACAAGAGATTTCTGATTTGCTGACCAAGCATCCGGAACTAACCAGCCAGGAAACCAGTCATGGGATATCACCACTACTACTCGCCTGTTATTATAAAAAACCTGTCACTGCAGGGATAATCGCTGGCTTTGCGAAAAACATTACGCTTTTTGAAGCTTGTGCACTAGGCAAATTTCAGGAAACAGATCAGCTATTAGCACAGCAGCCAGAACTGCTCAATACTACTTCAAAAGATGGTTTCACTGCTTTAGGACTAGCCGCTTATTTCGGCCATGAAGAAATCACCAGATTATTACTTTTCAAAGGAGCAGACGCAAACATTCCTGCCAGTAATGGATTCAGCGTTTTCCCAATTCATTCCGCCGTTGCGGCAAAAAGCTTTGCCATTACCAAAATGCTTTTAGAGGCCGGTGCTGATGTCAATGCAAAACAACAAGCCGGACTAACCGCATTACATGCCGCTGCACAAATTGGAAATATAGAGATCATTATCCTATTATTGGAACATGGAGCAGCTTTGGACATTAGAATGGAAGGCGGCAAACTGCCAACAGACCTTGCTGACGAAAAAGGATTTCCGGAAATTGCGGCTATTTTGAAAGTTTAA
- a CDS encoding FtsK/SpoIIIE family DNA translocase, producing the protein MSVRGNQFRSNSFKNESGDKQSSKSTTSRPSTERFNIMPRLDFQNGRLFKIIGLVFVVLSLYFLIAFTSYLFTWQEDHSYVIDANGGWSNLFKTYEELQQVNINPVVSNWLGKIGALLAHQFIYEWFGLASFLFIFVFFVIGYRLLFKVKIFSIEKTLAYSLFFLLFISLTFGFAHSFISDAPHFFEGEFGYWTNKLLTAQIGKAGVAGLIGFLGLSILIIAYNIDFKLPERKKKETILPDLSEEDVLGTDNEMRSEPVEFTLNDRLARDQKREQQTIRPSSRFEEAEERELDRDPIREYRAANSPAASPLANVQLETTPVTPIPPVPVVPPVAPVLPPAPLMSAVTMPMEITPAPEPEPELELTPELVPEEEPELELVIEKSEDEKTSDELVKQFGNYDPTLDLASYKYPGLDLLENYGSNKIPVNTDELEANKNKIVNTLLHYNIEIDKIKATIGPTVTLYEIIPAPGVRISKIKNLEDDIALSLAALGIRIIAPMPGKGTIGIEVPNLHPEMVSMKSILATEKFQTTTMELPIAMGKTISNEVYIGDLAKMPHLLVAGATGQGKSVGINSILVSLLYKKHPSQLKFVLVDPKKVELTLFNKIERHFLAKLPGEADAIITDTKKVINTLNSLCIEMDQRYDLLKDAQVRNLKEYNEKFIKRKLNPNNSHRFLPYIVLIVDEFADLMMTAGKEVEAPIARLAQLARAIGIHLVLATQRPSVNIITGTIKANFPARLAFRVLSKIDSRTILDSGGADQLIGRGDMLLSTGNDLIRLQCAFVDTPEVDRISEFIGNQRGYPEAYQLPEYVDEAAESAKLDFDPKDRDSMFEDAARLIVMHQQGSTSLIQRKLKLGYNRAGRIIDQLEATGVVGPFEGSKAREVLIPDDYALEQFLNDLKNN; encoded by the coding sequence ATGTCGGTAAGGGGAAATCAATTCAGGTCCAATTCGTTTAAAAACGAATCTGGCGATAAACAGAGCTCGAAGTCAACAACGTCCAGACCATCAACAGAAAGATTTAACATCATGCCGCGCCTGGATTTTCAGAATGGCAGGTTGTTTAAGATCATCGGGTTAGTGTTTGTGGTATTGTCTTTATATTTTCTAATTGCTTTTACTTCTTACCTTTTTACCTGGCAGGAAGATCACAGTTATGTGATTGATGCTAATGGCGGATGGAGTAATCTTTTTAAGACTTATGAAGAGCTGCAACAGGTAAATATCAATCCAGTGGTGTCTAATTGGCTAGGTAAAATCGGGGCTTTACTGGCACATCAGTTTATTTATGAATGGTTTGGTTTAGCTTCTTTTTTGTTCATATTTGTATTCTTTGTGATTGGCTACCGCCTCCTGTTTAAGGTGAAAATATTCTCTATTGAAAAAACATTGGCTTATAGTCTTTTCTTTTTATTGTTCATCTCTTTAACCTTTGGTTTTGCACATTCTTTTATCAGCGATGCACCTCATTTCTTTGAAGGTGAGTTTGGATACTGGACCAATAAATTACTTACTGCACAAATTGGAAAGGCCGGTGTAGCTGGATTAATTGGCTTTTTAGGCTTATCAATCCTGATCATTGCCTATAACATTGACTTTAAATTGCCGGAACGTAAGAAAAAAGAAACGATTTTACCTGATCTTTCAGAAGAAGATGTATTAGGAACTGATAATGAAATGCGCTCAGAGCCGGTAGAATTTACTTTAAATGACCGGTTGGCAAGAGATCAGAAAAGAGAACAGCAAACGATCAGGCCTTCCAGCAGGTTTGAAGAAGCCGAAGAGCGGGAATTGGATCGAGATCCCATTCGAGAATATCGTGCTGCAAATTCACCCGCGGCCTCGCCATTGGCTAATGTACAGTTGGAAACCACTCCAGTAACTCCAATACCACCGGTGCCTGTAGTGCCACCGGTAGCGCCAGTATTGCCACCAGCTCCACTAATGTCGGCAGTAACGATGCCTATGGAAATTACACCAGCTCCCGAACCGGAGCCGGAATTAGAGCTTACACCAGAATTAGTGCCAGAGGAAGAACCCGAATTGGAATTGGTGATTGAAAAGTCGGAGGATGAAAAAACTTCTGATGAGCTGGTGAAACAGTTTGGTAATTATGATCCTACTTTAGATCTTGCGAGTTACAAATATCCTGGGCTTGATTTATTAGAGAATTACGGTTCCAACAAGATTCCTGTGAATACGGACGAGTTGGAAGCGAATAAGAATAAGATTGTCAATACGCTGCTTCATTACAATATTGAGATAGATAAGATTAAAGCAACGATTGGTCCAACGGTTACCTTATATGAGATTATACCTGCACCAGGAGTGAGGATTTCCAAGATTAAAAATCTGGAAGATGATATCGCTTTAAGTTTAGCGGCTTTGGGAATCAGGATTATCGCTCCAATGCCAGGAAAAGGTACAATTGGTATTGAGGTGCCTAATTTACACCCAGAAATGGTGTCTATGAAAAGTATTCTGGCAACAGAGAAATTCCAGACCACCACTATGGAACTGCCAATTGCCATGGGTAAAACCATTTCCAATGAGGTTTATATAGGTGATTTGGCGAAAATGCCCCATTTGTTGGTGGCTGGTGCTACGGGGCAGGGTAAATCGGTGGGGATTAACTCCATTCTGGTTTCGCTGCTTTATAAGAAACACCCTTCGCAGTTGAAATTTGTATTGGTCGATCCTAAGAAAGTAGAGTTAACCTTGTTCAATAAAATTGAACGTCACTTCCTGGCTAAACTTCCAGGAGAAGCAGATGCGATTATTACGGACACCAAAAAGGTGATCAATACACTGAACTCTTTGTGTATTGAAATGGATCAGCGTTACGATTTGCTGAAAGATGCGCAGGTGAGAAACCTGAAAGAATACAATGAGAAGTTTATTAAAAGAAAACTGAATCCGAATAATTCACACCGTTTCCTTCCATACATTGTATTGATTGTGGATGAGTTTGCGGATTTAATGATGACTGCCGGTAAAGAGGTGGAAGCACCGATTGCCCGTTTGGCACAGCTGGCACGTGCGATAGGGATTCACCTTGTGCTGGCTACGCAGCGTCCTTCAGTAAACATCATAACGGGTACAATTAAAGCGAATTTCCCTGCCCGTTTGGCCTTTAGGGTATTGTCGAAAATTGACTCCAGAACGATCCTTGACAGTGGCGGTGCCGATCAGCTGATTGGTAGAGGAGATATGTTATTGTCTACAGGAAATGACCTGATCCGCTTGCAGTGTGCTTTTGTCGATACACCAGAAGTAGATCGCATTTCGGAGTTTATTGGCAATCAAAGAGGTTATCCGGAGGCTTATCAGCTGCCTGAATATGTAGATGAAGCTGCAGAATCGGCGAAATTGGACTTCGATCCTAAAGATCGTGATTCAATGTTTGAAGATGCTGCACGCTTAATTGTAATGCATCAGCAAGGTTCTACTTCCTTGATTCAAAGGAAGTTGAAGTTGGGTTATAATAGGGCAGGCAGGATCATTGATCAGCTGGAAGCCACAGGTGTGGTAGGGCCTTTTGAAGGTAGTAAAGCCAGAGAGGTACTGATTCCAGACGATTATGCTTTGGAACAGTTCTTGAATGACCTGAAGAATAACTAA
- a CDS encoding LolA family protein, whose translation MKKIIWSLLVLTGFGSSSYAQQDAKAKAILAEVSKKYRSFDVVKADFTFSLDNPQAKLKESQQGTIIVKAKTNKYRVTMTKQELISDGKTQWTYLKEDKEVQVTDADHSGDALNPAQLFTIYEKGFKYGYTGESKVGGKVYQMIDLAPIDVSKSYFKIRLGIDKVAKQIGTVVIFDKGGNKYGYNVSKMVTNLKVPESTFSFDPKKYPGVEVVDLR comes from the coding sequence ATGAAAAAGATAATATGGTCGTTACTGGTATTGACAGGTTTTGGATCTTCCAGTTACGCACAGCAGGATGCGAAGGCAAAAGCAATATTAGCAGAAGTAAGTAAGAAATATCGTTCTTTTGATGTGGTTAAGGCAGATTTTACCTTTTCTTTAGACAATCCACAGGCTAAACTCAAGGAGAGTCAGCAAGGTACTATCATCGTCAAAGCGAAAACAAATAAGTACCGGGTGACGATGACGAAACAGGAATTGATTAGCGATGGTAAAACGCAATGGACTTATTTAAAAGAAGATAAAGAGGTGCAGGTAACAGATGCAGACCATAGCGGTGATGCACTAAATCCTGCTCAGCTGTTCACGATTTACGAAAAAGGCTTTAAATATGGTTATACCGGCGAAAGTAAGGTCGGAGGCAAAGTTTATCAGATGATTGACCTGGCACCTATAGATGTCAGCAAATCTTATTTTAAGATCCGTCTGGGAATTGATAAGGTCGCAAAACAGATTGGTACTGTAGTTATTTTTGATAAAGGCGGAAACAAATACGGCTATAACGTGAGCAAAATGGTGACCAACCTGAAGGTTCCGGAAAGTACTTTTTCTTTTGATCCTAAGAAGTATCCTGGAGTAGAAGTTGTAGACTTAAGGTAA
- a CDS encoding MBL fold metallo-hydrolase, with protein MKVTFLGTGTSQGIPVITCNCAVCQSADHKNKRLRVSVLLEMGDKTIVIDSGPDFRYQMLRANVKDLDAILYTHEHKDHVAGLDDIRPFNYLLKKNIDIYATTRVQDALKREFSYIFADTHYPGLPQIELHTITDQPFEIGHTTVIPLNIMHYKLPILGFRIHDFTYITDAKTISEETIAKVKGTKILVINALQHEEHISHFTLKEAVAFAQKIGAEMTYLTHISHNLGLHEEVERELPGNIKLAYDGLSLFSE; from the coding sequence TTGAAGGTTACATTTTTAGGCACAGGTACTTCCCAGGGGATTCCAGTTATCACTTGTAATTGTGCGGTTTGTCAGTCGGCAGACCATAAAAATAAGCGGTTAAGGGTTTCTGTACTGTTGGAAATGGGAGATAAGACGATCGTTATTGATAGCGGGCCTGATTTCCGTTACCAGATGCTGCGCGCAAATGTAAAAGACCTGGATGCGATCTTATATACACATGAACATAAAGACCATGTGGCGGGTTTAGATGACATCAGGCCTTTTAATTACCTGCTGAAAAAGAACATCGACATCTACGCAACCACTAGAGTTCAGGATGCTTTAAAAAGAGAGTTCTCCTATATTTTTGCAGATACGCATTATCCAGGCTTGCCTCAGATAGAGCTGCATACGATTACAGATCAACCTTTTGAAATTGGTCATACAACAGTGATTCCATTAAATATCATGCATTATAAGCTGCCAATTTTGGGCTTCCGGATTCATGATTTTACGTACATTACTGATGCGAAAACGATTTCTGAAGAAACAATAGCAAAAGTAAAGGGTACAAAGATTTTGGTGATCAATGCATTACAGCATGAAGAGCATATTTCTCATTTTACACTAAAGGAAGCAGTCGCTTTTGCGCAAAAGATAGGGGCAGAAATGACCTATCTAACTCATATCAGTCATAATTTAGGCTTGCATGAGGAGGTAGAACGCGAATTACCAGGAAATATTAAATTAGCTTACGATGGTTTAAGTTTATTCTCCGAATAA
- a CDS encoding asparagine synthetase B family protein produces MCGFVGAINYQHNLLQAWNATSWRGNVYGAWQSDHCSMLSARLARSGDRLRPQPVVVNKRYVLSFNGEIYNIHELKRLVNSDKVCFEGNLSDTEALALILSSSQDKIEVIKMIDGEFALALYDQERNELILARDIMGTKPLFYSHNHNQVSFASSAKAVSLITNTGQVPDWLSIQHVFEFGVTPSANAFEGVYSVQPGEIIFFDNNLHSTRSSSNVIKHLGDTSILDQLATAVHNRYEPGKTALAFSGGVDSSLIKLVAPEIPCYTIVQKPEEPEKNQRTVLINEMNLLDHLKKLWNYIDRPFSTLSTVAMSILMEEMRKDGIENVLSGEGADEIFCGYPHYYKKSMGHPVLKRHKHSFEIAKKLSHIKLDQTASFFEPFTNSMAPSDWLKFDRWTRLPQHLTLLHTDCTSLVNQLEARLPFLDLVAFQVNDPGELSIPKKPLKDLLPIGSDQYRSKQGLFVPCGIFSDNLLLEICNQDFSCLQPQIPSYFREQCENNLKKIALLPETLAKELREILARTIIQVAALPTILYKTCKSAKIHYQYTSLSYDKEPLVCQQHP; encoded by the coding sequence ATGTGTGGTTTTGTCGGAGCAATTAATTATCAGCATAATTTGCTACAAGCCTGGAACGCGACTAGTTGGAGAGGAAATGTATACGGGGCTTGGCAATCCGATCATTGTAGCATGCTATCCGCTAGGTTAGCAAGATCCGGTGACCGTCTCCGCCCCCAACCCGTGGTCGTTAATAAGCGATACGTTCTTTCATTTAACGGTGAAATTTACAATATACATGAATTAAAAAGACTGGTAAATAGTGACAAAGTCTGTTTTGAAGGAAATCTTTCTGATACAGAGGCTTTGGCATTGATCCTGTCCAGCAGCCAAGACAAAATCGAGGTGATTAAAATGATCGATGGCGAATTCGCGTTGGCGCTTTACGACCAAGAACGGAATGAGTTAATTTTAGCTCGGGATATCATGGGGACCAAACCTTTATTTTATTCCCATAACCATAACCAAGTATCCTTCGCGTCATCTGCAAAAGCCGTTTCCTTAATAACTAACACAGGGCAGGTTCCTGATTGGCTGAGTATACAGCATGTATTTGAATTCGGAGTTACCCCTTCGGCAAACGCATTTGAAGGCGTTTATTCAGTACAACCTGGTGAGATCATATTTTTTGATAATAACCTCCACTCCACTAGGTCTTCTAGCAACGTTATTAAGCATCTCGGCGATACCTCTATTTTAGATCAACTAGCTACCGCAGTCCACAATCGTTATGAACCTGGAAAAACGGCTTTGGCATTCAGCGGAGGTGTAGATTCTTCACTGATCAAACTAGTAGCTCCTGAGATCCCGTGTTACACCATTGTGCAAAAACCAGAAGAACCAGAAAAAAATCAGAGAACAGTTTTGATAAACGAAATGAACTTACTGGATCATCTAAAGAAATTATGGAACTACATAGACCGGCCATTTTCTACACTTTCTACCGTTGCGATGAGCATTTTAATGGAAGAAATGAGAAAAGATGGGATAGAAAATGTACTTAGTGGTGAAGGTGCAGATGAGATTTTCTGCGGATATCCGCATTATTATAAGAAATCAATGGGCCATCCCGTATTAAAAAGACATAAGCACTCCTTTGAAATAGCAAAGAAACTTTCCCACATTAAACTGGATCAGACCGCTTCCTTTTTTGAACCATTTACAAATTCAATGGCTCCATCAGACTGGTTAAAGTTTGATCGTTGGACTAGATTACCTCAACATCTGACCCTGCTCCATACCGATTGCACTTCTTTAGTCAACCAGCTGGAAGCAAGGTTGCCTTTTTTAGATTTAGTAGCATTCCAGGTTAATGATCCAGGTGAACTCAGCATACCAAAAAAACCTTTAAAAGATCTCCTTCCGATCGGCTCAGATCAGTATAGATCAAAACAGGGACTGTTCGTTCCCTGCGGTATTTTTTCCGATAACCTCCTACTGGAAATTTGTAATCAGGATTTTTCCTGTCTTCAACCTCAAATTCCATCATATTTCAGGGAGCAATGCGAAAATAATTTAAAAAAAATAGCACTTCTTCCAGAAACGCTAGCAAAGGAATTGAGGGAGATCCTTGCCAGAACGATTATCCAAGTTGCTGCGCTTCCTACTATCCTTTACAAAACCTGTAAATCTGCTAAAATCCATTACCAATACACTTCTTTGAGTTATGATAAAGAACCGCTAGTATGTCAACAACACCCGTAA
- a CDS encoding HIT family protein, with protein MENEFGKLTNGHGIKIKNLMEQEDCLFCKIASREIFSWTIWEDEDHLAFLTPFPNTPGFTVVATKLHLDSDVLQLPQDKLFSLISAGKEVSKILNAKLSTKRTALIAEGMGVNHAHIKLIPLFGIPEGEWKPINSSLAVTFETYPGYISSHDGPRASDDEMNRIFKLLKTSKVK; from the coding sequence ATGGAGAACGAATTTGGGAAGTTAACAAATGGCCATGGCATTAAAATCAAAAACCTGATGGAACAAGAGGACTGCCTTTTTTGTAAAATTGCAAGCCGAGAAATTTTTAGCTGGACAATTTGGGAAGATGAGGATCATCTCGCATTCCTAACCCCATTCCCGAATACTCCAGGCTTTACCGTAGTAGCCACAAAACTGCATCTTGACAGTGACGTACTTCAACTACCACAAGATAAACTATTTAGTTTAATAAGCGCTGGCAAAGAGGTTTCCAAAATACTTAATGCAAAATTAAGTACCAAAAGGACTGCACTAATTGCTGAAGGTATGGGCGTAAATCATGCACACATTAAACTAATACCTCTTTTTGGTATTCCAGAAGGAGAATGGAAGCCGATTAACAGTAGTCTTGCGGTAACGTTTGAAACTTACCCTGGCTACATTTCGTCTCATGACGGCCCCCGCGCAAGCGATGACGAAATGAACAGAATTTTCAAACTTTTAAAAACATCCAAGGTAAAATAA